Proteins encoded within one genomic window of Mesorhizobium sp. AR10:
- a CDS encoding glycosyltransferase family 2 protein, with protein MELAIIVVNYRTADLTIECLAALLDDPTLPADTHIMVVDGASGDDSVPVLTAEIETRDLQRRISLLPLAINGGFAYANNRGIEAIGSTYGKPEFYLLLNPDTVARPGAVARLLEFLKTDPAIGIAGSRLEDPDGTPQACAFRFLSVASEFEAEIKTGLVSNLLSRWRVVPPDLPEEPSRVGWVSGACMLVRRDVFEAVGLMDEEYFLYYEELDFCLRAARANWQCWHVPQSRVIHFVGQSTGVSRREGKKARRPSYWFESRKRYFTKNHGRRYAFMANLAWIAGYMGWRVRQILTGRKNEDPPHLLRDFVRHNFFFGRP; from the coding sequence GTGGAACTGGCGATCATCGTGGTGAATTACCGGACGGCCGATCTTACGATCGAGTGCCTGGCTGCGCTTCTCGATGACCCGACATTGCCGGCCGACACACATATCATGGTGGTGGACGGTGCGTCTGGGGACGATTCGGTCCCAGTGCTTACGGCCGAGATCGAAACGCGGGATTTGCAGCGACGGATTTCGTTGCTGCCGCTCGCGATCAATGGTGGGTTCGCCTACGCAAACAACCGCGGCATCGAAGCCATAGGGTCGACCTACGGGAAGCCAGAATTCTATCTGTTACTCAACCCGGACACCGTGGCGCGCCCTGGGGCCGTCGCCCGCCTGCTCGAATTTCTAAAGACCGATCCTGCCATAGGCATTGCCGGAAGCCGGCTGGAAGACCCGGACGGAACACCTCAAGCCTGCGCGTTCCGCTTTCTTTCAGTCGCCAGCGAGTTCGAGGCCGAGATCAAGACCGGCCTAGTGTCCAATCTTCTCAGCCGGTGGCGCGTAGTACCACCCGACCTGCCGGAAGAGCCCTCCCGCGTGGGCTGGGTCTCAGGCGCCTGCATGCTTGTGCGGCGCGATGTGTTCGAGGCGGTGGGCCTCATGGATGAGGAATATTTCCTCTATTACGAGGAACTTGACTTCTGCCTGCGCGCCGCGCGGGCGAACTGGCAGTGCTGGCATGTTCCGCAGAGCCGGGTCATTCACTTTGTGGGCCAGTCAACCGGCGTGAGTCGACGTGAAGGCAAGAAGGCGCGCCGTCCTAGCTACTGGTTCGAATCGCGCAAGCGCTACTTCACCAAGAACCACGGCAGACGCTATGCCTTTATGGCAAATCTGGCCTGGATCGCCGGATACATGGGATGGCGCGTTCGCCAGATTTTGACGGGGCGAAAGAACGAGGACCCACCGCACCTGCTGCGCGATTTTGTTCGACACAACTTTTTTTTCGGTAGGCCATGA
- a CDS encoding glycosyltransferase, translated as MHCGLERALYREPAPLPVKGLRLVAIGRFVEQKGQILLVEALAKALPKHPDTHLTLVGDGDLRQEIEAAIQSRSLGKHVTITGWVDEDRVRSELAHAHALIMPSFAEGLPMVIIEAMAAGRPVVATYIAGIPELALPGTSGWLVPAGDSAMLASAILSLADTPRERLAVMGIAARERVFARHDVDAEAKKLAAQFAAAAR; from the coding sequence GTGCACTGTGGCCTCGAGCGAGCGCTCTATCGCGAGCCAGCACCATTGCCTGTCAAAGGACTCCGGCTGGTCGCAATCGGCAGGTTCGTCGAGCAGAAAGGCCAGATATTGCTTGTCGAAGCGCTGGCCAAAGCGCTTCCGAAGCATCCCGACACCCATCTCACGCTTGTCGGCGACGGAGATTTGCGCCAAGAAATTGAAGCGGCGATTCAGTCACGGAGCCTTGGTAAGCATGTGACCATCACCGGATGGGTTGACGAGGACCGAGTCCGCTCCGAACTGGCCCATGCGCATGCACTGATCATGCCAAGTTTTGCAGAAGGCCTTCCGATGGTGATAATAGAGGCCATGGCGGCCGGCCGGCCAGTGGTCGCGACCTACATTGCAGGAATTCCCGAACTCGCGCTGCCTGGCACAAGCGGTTGGCTCGTCCCCGCTGGAGATAGTGCGATGCTCGCATCGGCAATCCTTTCGCTGGCTGATACGCCGCGCGAGCGGCTTGCGGTCATGGGCATCGCGGCCCGCGAGCGCGTTTTTGCTCGTCATGACGTCGACGCAGAAGCAAAGAAACTGGCGGCTCAATTCGCTGCCGCTGCCAGATGA
- a CDS encoding dTDP-4-dehydrorhamnose 3,5-epimerase family protein, translating into MDLSRSRTTRRSSTKCTDYYEPDCDRGVRFNDPDLGIEWGITPEAAILSEKDSRAPLLTDIQNPFAWGTTKLSCL; encoded by the coding sequence ATGGATTTATCACGTTCGAGGACGACACGGAGGTCTTCTACAAAATGCACGGACTACTACGAGCCGGACTGTGACCGAGGCGTGCGGTTCAACGATCCGGATCTGGGGATAGAGTGGGGAATCACGCCGGAGGCGGCAATCCTGTCCGAAAAAGACAGCCGGGCGCCTCTTCTGACGGATATACAGAATCCGTTCGCATGGGGGACGACAAAGTTAAGCTGCTTGTGA
- a CDS encoding dTDP-4-dehydrorhamnose 3,5-epimerase family protein, which yields MRVVRGRALDVAVDIRAGSLTFGRSISVELSAANRQQVFIPAGFLHGFITFEDDTEVFYKMHGLLRAGL from the coding sequence ATGCGCGTCGTGCGAGGGCGCGCGCTCGACGTGGCGGTGGATATCCGGGCCGGCTCTCTGACGTTTGGAAGGTCGATCAGCGTGGAACTCTCCGCCGCCAACAGACAACAGGTGTTCATACCGGCCGGGTTCCTGCATGGATTTATCACGTTCGAGGACGACACGGAGGTCTTCTACAAAATGCACGGACTACTACGAGCCGGACTGTGA